A single window of Helicobacter pylori NCTC 11637 = CCUG 17874 = ATCC 43504 = JCM 12093 DNA harbors:
- a CDS encoding 5-formyltetrahydrofolate cyclo-ligase: MFRDFCKERLKRAKAKDKAVRDKLACRLLFWKLKDYQNILLYSPLGHELDIRPLILKLRQKNKRVWLPKSIKKGAHFSKGGFTIAPFRLPLRRLGWFDEPSLSHYYKQELDCIVVPILGMDTSFRRVGFGLGMYDRSLPQLFKRRLKRPLIVFVSRELALANGVLTNAYDIEADLYINARIVMKNDKRKHYEQRVNLHFIRSLGSVFDYRSSHVLCDEKDLLR, translated from the coding sequence ATTTTTAGAGATTTTTGTAAAGAACGCTTGAAAAGGGCTAAAGCAAAAGATAAAGCAGTCAGGGATAAATTGGCTTGTAGGCTTTTATTTTGGAAACTCAAAGATTATCAAAATATTTTATTGTATAGCCCGTTAGGGCATGAGCTTGATATTAGGCCTTTGATTTTGAAGTTAAGACAAAAAAATAAGCGCGTGTGGTTGCCTAAAAGCATCAAAAAAGGTGCTCATTTTTCTAAAGGGGGTTTTACTATCGCACCCTTTAGGTTGCCCTTAAGGCGTTTGGGGTGGTTTGATGAGCCGAGTTTGTCGCACTATTATAAGCAAGAATTGGATTGTATTGTCGTGCCGATTTTAGGAATGGATACAAGCTTTAGGCGCGTGGGTTTTGGGCTAGGCATGTATGATAGGAGTTTGCCCCAATTATTCAAAAGGCGACTGAAACGCCCCTTAATCGTGTTTGTGAGTAGGGAATTAGCCCTAGCTAATGGTGTTCTTACAAACGCCTATGACATTGAAGCGGATCTTTATATAAATGCTCGTATCGTTATGAAGAATGATAAAAGGAAACATTATGAGCAGCGGGTTAATTTACATTTCATTAGAAGTCTTGGTAGCGTGTTTGATTACCGCTCTAGTCATGTATTATGTGATGAAAAAGATCTATTACGCTAG
- the ftsY gene encoding signal recognition particle-docking protein FtsY — translation MFNFFKKIVNKIKGEEVKEKKRENVPKEELEEILIGFDIQYDLIESLLKHLGDLVTPKQLEVALLRFVRGESYYDKTRLKTITTKPLVHLIVGVNGAGKTTTIAKLAKLSLKQHKKALLGAGDTFRAAAVKQLQLWGEKLNIQVISAKEGSDPSSLAYNTIESAIAKNIDEVFIDTAGRLHNQTNLKNELSKIARTCSKVLKDAPFYKFLILDGTQGSSGLTQAKIFHETLALDGVIMTKLDGTSKGGAILSVLYELKLPILYLGMGEKEDDLIAFDEERFIEDLVDAVFVEQ, via the coding sequence ATGTTTAATTTTTTCAAAAAAATTGTCAATAAAATTAAAGGCGAAGAGGTTAAAGAAAAAAAGCGTGAAAATGTTCCTAAAGAGGAATTAGAAGAAATTTTGATTGGCTTTGACATCCAATACGATTTGATAGAAAGCTTGTTAAAGCATTTAGGCGATTTAGTTACGCCCAAGCAATTAGAAGTCGCTTTGTTGCGTTTTGTGCGTGGGGAAAGCTATTATGATAAAACCCGCCTAAAGACTATCACCACAAAACCCTTAGTGCATTTGATCGTGGGGGTTAATGGGGCGGGTAAAACCACAACGATCGCTAAATTAGCCAAGCTCTCTTTAAAACAGCATAAAAAAGCGCTTTTAGGAGCCGGCGATACCTTTAGAGCGGCCGCAGTCAAACAGCTGCAATTATGGGGCGAAAAACTTAACATTCAAGTCATTAGCGCTAAAGAAGGGAGCGATCCAAGCTCTTTAGCTTATAACACCATAGAAAGCGCGATCGCTAAAAATATAGATGAAGTTTTTATAGACACCGCCGGGAGGTTACACAACCAGACCAACCTTAAAAACGAGCTTTCTAAAATCGCGCGCACCTGCTCTAAAGTTTTAAAAGACGCCCCCTTTTACAAATTCCTTATTTTAGACGGCACGCAAGGGAGTTCTGGGCTCACTCAAGCCAAGATTTTCCATGAGACTTTGGCGCTAGATGGCGTGATTATGACTAAGCTTGATGGCACTTCTAAAGGCGGAGCGATTTTAAGCGTGCTGTATGAGTTGAAATTACCCATTCTTTATTTAGGAATGGGCGAAAAAGAAGACGATTTGATCGCTTTTGATGAAGAACGCTTTATAGAAGACTTGGTTGATGCGGTGTTTGTGGAACAATAA
- a CDS encoding NYN domain-containing protein, producing the protein MNHTQKTAIFVDFENLRIGVFNKTWKKKGLFFDYNNNPQKVVDFCNLCVFDSYYERDLLNLYRIFFYTAKPLDSHSKKKDILNFLSTLECLNHTALRLGKLVKRGDVEVQKQVDMLLGIDMLEISLKHFVEKVVLIGYDSDMSPALKLARTNGIQTEIILFEDLEQKIESSLTKHCDFIKKVRIEDIYNKLGIKNDNIINRCSE; encoded by the coding sequence ATGAACCATACACAAAAAACAGCAATTTTCGTTGATTTTGAAAATTTGAGAATAGGTGTTTTTAACAAAACATGGAAAAAGAAAGGACTCTTTTTTGATTACAACAATAATCCACAGAAGGTTGTAGATTTTTGTAATTTATGTGTTTTTGACAGTTATTATGAGAGAGATTTATTAAATCTATACAGAATATTCTTTTACACAGCAAAACCGCTAGATAGCCATTCTAAAAAGAAAGATATACTGAATTTTTTGTCAACACTAGAATGTTTAAATCATACTGCTTTGAGACTTGGGAAACTTGTTAAGCGTGGTGATGTGGAAGTTCAAAAACAAGTAGATATGCTCCTTGGAATAGACATGCTAGAAATTTCCTTAAAACATTTTGTAGAAAAAGTAGTTTTAATAGGATATGACTCTGATATGTCTCCGGCTTTAAAATTGGCTAGAACAAATGGAATTCAAACAGAAATTATCCTTTTTGAAGATCTCGAACAAAAAATAGAGAGTAGCCTTACTAAACATTGTGATTTTATCAAAAAAGTAAGAATAGAAGATATATATAATAAATTAGGCATTAAAAACGACAATATAATTAATAGGTGCTCAGAATAA
- the moaA gene encoding GTP 3',8-cyclase MoaA codes for MLVDSFNRVIDYIRVSVTKQCNFRCQYCMPATPLNFFDDEELLPLDNVLEFLKIAIDEGVKKIRITGGESLLRKGLDEFIAKLHAYNKEVALVLSTNGFLLKKMAKDLKNAGLVQVNVSLDSLKSDRVLKISQKDALKNTLEGIEESLKVGLKLKLNTVVIKSVNDDEILELLEYAKNRHIQIRYIEFMENTHAKSLVKGLKEREILDLIAQKYKIIATEKPKQGSSKIYTLENGYQFGIIAPHSDGFCQSCNRIRLASDGKICPCLYYQDAIDAKEAIINKDTKMMKKLLKQSVINKPEKNMWNDKNSETPTRAFYYTGG; via the coding sequence GTGTTAGTAGATAGTTTTAATAGAGTTATTGATTATATTAGGGTGTCTGTAACCAAACAATGCAATTTCAGGTGTCAGTATTGCATGCCTGCTACGCCATTAAATTTTTTTGATGATGAAGAATTATTGCCTTTGGATAATGTTTTAGAATTTCTTAAAATCGCCATTGATGAGGGCGTTAAAAAAATTAGAATCACTGGTGGGGAGTCGCTATTACGCAAGGGTTTAGACGAGTTTATCGCTAAACTACACGCTTACAATAAAGAAGTGGCGTTAGTTTTAAGCACTAATGGTTTTTTACTCAAAAAAATGGCTAAGGATTTAAAAAATGCCGGGTTAGTGCAAGTGAATGTTTCATTGGATTCTTTAAAAAGCGATAGGGTTTTAAAAATCTCTCAAAAAGACGCTCTTAAAAACACGCTAGAAGGGATTGAAGAGTCCTTGAAAGTGGGTTTAAAACTCAAATTAAACACGGTTGTGATAAAAAGCGTTAATGATGATGAAATCTTAGAGCTTTTGGAATACGCAAAAAATAGGCATATACAAATCCGCTACATTGAATTTATGGAAAACACGCATGCTAAAAGTTTGGTTAAAGGCTTGAAAGAGCGAGAAATTTTAGATTTGATCGCTCAAAAATACAAAATCATTGCGACAGAAAAACCCAAACAAGGGTCTTCTAAAATCTACACGCTAGAAAATGGCTATCAATTTGGCATTATCGCTCCGCATAGCGATGGTTTTTGCCAATCTTGCAATCGTATCCGTTTGGCTTCTGATGGTAAGATTTGCCCATGTTTATACTATCAAGACGCCATAGACGCTAAAGAAGCGATCATAAATAAAGATACAAAAATGATGAAAAAGCTTTTAAAACAATCTGTCATCAATAAACCAGAAAAAAACATGTGGAATGATAAAAACAGCGAAACTCCCACAAGGGCGTTTTACTACACAGGGGGGTAG
- the mobA gene encoding molybdenum cofactor guanylyltransferase MobA encodes MKNPIIDSIPCVLLAGGKSSRFITNNIQTNKALMPLKSYSSLLEYQYMRLLKLFKKVIISAKKSYDLNAPYLLEKESDLFSPLFGIYNAFLTLQTPYIFFIPIDTPLVSFESIKALCGIKNFSVIYAKSPTKEHYLISLWHQNSLNALCYALKTQNYRLSDLVKNTSSVAIHFNQEEEFLNLNTLKDYELAVQILKKRANG; translated from the coding sequence TTGAAAAACCCTATCATTGATAGCATTCCTTGCGTTTTACTGGCTGGGGGCAAAAGCTCTCGTTTCATCACCAATAACATTCAAACCAATAAGGCTCTCATGCCTTTAAAATCGTATTCTAGCCTTTTAGAATACCAATACATGCGCCTTTTAAAACTTTTCAAAAAAGTCATTATCAGCGCTAAAAAATCGTATGACCTGAACGCTCCCTACCTTTTAGAAAAAGAGAGCGATCTTTTTTCACCCCTTTTTGGCATTTATAACGCTTTTTTAACATTGCAAACCCCTTATATTTTTTTTATCCCTATAGATACGCCTTTAGTGTCCTTTGAAAGCATTAAGGCTCTTTGTGGGATTAAAAACTTTAGCGTAATCTATGCTAAAAGCCCTACAAAAGAGCATTATTTAATTTCTTTGTGGCATCAAAATAGCCTTAACGCTCTTTGTTACGCTCTTAAAACACAAAATTATCGCCTTAGCGATCTTGTGAAAAATACCTCTTCTGTCGCTATCCATTTTAATCAAGAAGAAGAATTTTTAAACCTAAACACCCTAAAAGACTATGAATTAGCCGTTCAAATTTTAAAAAAGAGGGCCAATGGCTGA
- the flhB gene encoding flagellar biosynthesis protein FlhB, giving the protein MAEEEKTELPSAKKIQKAREEGNVPKSMEVVGFLGLLAGLLSIFVFFIWWVDGFSEMYRHVLKDFSLDFSKESVQELFNQLAKDTFLLLLPILIILVVVAFLSNVLQFGWLFAPKVIEPKFSKINPINGVKNLFSLKKLLDGSLITLKVFLAFFLGFFIFSLFLGELNHAALLNLQGQLLWFKSKALLLISSLLFLFFVLAFIDLAIKRRQYTNSLKMTKQEVKDEYKQQEGNPEIKAKIRQMMLKNATNKMMQEIPKANVVVTNPTHYAVALKFDEEHPVPVVVAKGTDYLAIRIKGIAREHGIEIIENKTLARELYRDVKLNAAIPEELFEAVAIVFAQVAKLEQERQKQKIIKPL; this is encoded by the coding sequence ATGGCTGAAGAAGAAAAAACCGAACTCCCTAGCGCGAAAAAAATCCAAAAAGCCAGAGAAGAAGGCAATGTGCCTAAGAGCATGGAAGTGGTGGGGTTTTTAGGGTTATTAGCTGGATTACTCAGTATTTTTGTTTTTTTCATATGGTGGGTGGATGGCTTTAGCGAAATGTATCGCCATGTGTTGAAAGATTTTTCCCTAGATTTTAGTAAAGAAAGCGTTCAAGAGCTGTTTAACCAACTGGCTAAAGACACTTTTTTATTGCTTTTACCGATTTTAATCATTTTAGTGGTGGTGGCGTTTTTATCTAATGTCTTGCAATTTGGCTGGCTCTTTGCCCCTAAAGTCATTGAGCCTAAATTTTCTAAAATCAACCCTATCAATGGCGTCAAAAACCTTTTTTCTTTAAAAAAGCTCCTTGATGGGAGTTTGATCACCTTAAAAGTTTTTTTAGCTTTTTTTCTGGGGTTTTTTATCTTTTCCTTATTTTTAGGGGAATTAAACCATGCAGCTCTTTTGAATTTGCAAGGCCAGTTATTGTGGTTTAAGAGCAAGGCGTTATTACTCATTTCTTCGCTTTTATTTTTATTTTTTGTCTTGGCTTTTATAGATTTAGCAATCAAGCGCCGCCAATACACCAACTCTTTAAAAATGACTAAACAAGAAGTTAAAGACGAATACAAACAGCAAGAAGGGAACCCAGAAATCAAAGCCAAAATCCGCCAAATGATGCTAAAAAACGCCACGAATAAAATGATGCAAGAAATCCCTAAAGCTAATGTCGTGGTTACTAACCCTACCCATTACGCTGTCGCTCTCAAATTTGATGAAGAACACCCTGTGCCGGTGGTGGTGGCTAAAGGCACGGATTATTTAGCCATTAGGATTAAGGGTATCGCTAGAGAGCATGGCATAGAAATTATAGAAAATAAAACGCTCGCTAGAGAGCTTTATAGGGATGTGAAATTAAACGCCGCCATACCAGAAGAATTGTTTGAAGCCGTGGCGATAGTCTTTGCTCAAGTGGCCAAATTAGAACAAGAACGCCAAAAACAAAAGATCATCAAACCGCTTTAA
- a CDS encoding N-acetylmuramoyl-L-alanine amidase family protein produces MLVRLGVVACLFWLHFAYATTLKIINIVPFGSSSVKILFNQEVKKFKEVSLKNFKSYLELEAILTIPKKHYQFSKQSSITIAQFSPKLARVVIGYAPKMTYEVKILKDKLYISIVEKKPLIRHQITPKPPKHHALKHTTPKPTPKPIKKEAKEAKEKTPIKHAHSKHAHSPLNERSAKKEILKKEAENESKNQVFIAEKNDAFIKTKRKKHKKIVLDAGHGGKDCGAMSANLVCEKDIVLEVVKFLHKELKKRGYSVLLTRDKDIYIDLVGRTELANKKSADLFISVHANSIPKHSTSNAHGIETYFLSTARSERARKVAEQENKDDVNLMDYFSKSLLLNSLNTQRLIVSNKLAIDVQYGMLQSVRKNYPDVVDGGVREGPFWVLAGALMPSILIEIGYNSHAIESKRIQSKPYQKILAKGIADGIDSFFSKND; encoded by the coding sequence GTGCTTGTGAGGTTAGGGGTTGTTGCATGTCTTTTTTGGTTGCATTTTGCTTATGCAACAACCCTTAAAATTATCAACATTGTGCCTTTTGGCTCTAGCAGTGTTAAAATTCTATTCAATCAAGAGGTTAAAAAATTCAAAGAAGTTTCGCTCAAAAATTTCAAGAGTTATTTGGAATTAGAAGCCATTTTAACCATTCCTAAAAAGCATTACCAATTTTCTAAACAATCGTCCATCACGATCGCACAATTTAGCCCTAAATTAGCGCGAGTGGTTATCGGCTATGCTCCTAAGATGACTTATGAAGTCAAAATCCTTAAAGACAAGCTCTATATTTCTATCGTGGAGAAAAAGCCCTTAATAAGGCATCAAATAACACCCAAACCACCCAAACACCATGCACTCAAACACACAACGCCAAAACCCACCCCTAAACCCATTAAAAAAGAGGCTAAAGAGGCTAAGGAGAAAACGCCCATTAAACATGCGCATTCAAAACACGCACACTCTCCATTGAACGAAAGGAGCGCTAAAAAAGAAATTCTTAAAAAAGAAGCAGAAAATGAGAGCAAGAACCAAGTCTTTATAGCAGAAAAAAATGACGCTTTCATCAAAACCAAGCGCAAAAAACACAAAAAGATCGTTTTAGACGCCGGGCATGGGGGGAAAGATTGCGGGGCGATGAGCGCGAATTTAGTGTGTGAAAAAGACATTGTTTTAGAAGTGGTGAAGTTTTTACACAAAGAGCTTAAAAAAAGAGGCTATAGCGTTTTATTGACAAGGGATAAGGACATTTATATTGATTTAGTGGGGCGCACGGAATTAGCCAATAAAAAAAGCGCGGATTTATTCATCTCAGTGCATGCCAATTCCATCCCCAAGCATTCCACCTCTAACGCTCATGGCATAGAAACTTATTTTTTATCCACCGCAAGGAGCGAAAGGGCTAGGAAAGTGGCTGAGCAAGAAAATAAAGACGATGTGAATTTGATGGATTATTTTTCTAAAAGTTTGCTTTTAAATTCATTGAACACGCAGCGACTGATTGTCTCTAACAAACTAGCGATTGATGTGCAATACGGCATGCTCCAAAGTGTCCGCAAAAATTACCCTGATGTGGTGGATGGGGGCGTGAGAGAGGGGCCTTTTTGGGTGTTGGCCGGGGCTTTAATGCCTTCAATTTTAATAGAAATTGGTTATAATTCCCATGCGATAGAATCTAAACGCATCCAAAGCAAACCGTATCAAAAGATCTTGGCTAAGGGCATTGCTGATGGCATTGATAGTTTCTTCAGCAAGAATGATTAG
- the fabX gene encoding decanoate oxidase/trans-2-decenoyl-[acyl-carrier protein] isomerase FabX: MVSTLKPLKIGKHTIKFPIFQGGMGVGISWDELAGNVAKEGALGVISAVGTGYYKNMRFVERIVAKKPFEALNFYSKKALNEIFANARKICGNKPLGANILYAINDYGRVLRDACEAGANIIITGAGLPTNMPEFAKDFSDVALIPIISSAKALKILCKRWSDRYKRIPDAFIVEGPLSGGHQGFKYEDCFKEEFRLENLVPKVVEASKEWGNIPIIAAGGIWDRKDIDTMLSLGASGVQMATRFLGTKECDAKAYADLLPTLKKEDILLIKSPVGYPARAINTGVIKRIEEGNAPKIACVSNCVAPCNRGEEAKKVGYCIADGLGRSYLGNREEGLYFTGANGYRVDKIISVHELIKELTEG, from the coding sequence ATGGTATCAACACTCAAACCGCTAAAAATCGGTAAGCACACCATAAAATTCCCTATCTTTCAAGGGGGAATGGGTGTGGGGATTAGTTGGGATGAACTAGCTGGAAATGTTGCCAAAGAAGGGGCTTTAGGAGTGATTTCAGCCGTAGGGACTGGTTATTATAAAAACATGCGTTTTGTAGAAAGGATTGTGGCTAAAAAACCCTTTGAAGCCTTGAATTTTTACTCCAAAAAAGCGTTGAATGAGATTTTTGCAAACGCCAGGAAGATTTGTGGGAACAAGCCTTTAGGAGCGAATATTTTATACGCTATCAATGACTATGGCCGTGTTTTAAGGGACGCTTGTGAAGCGGGAGCGAATATCATTATTACAGGGGCTGGTTTGCCCACCAACATGCCTGAATTCGCTAAGGATTTTAGCGATGTGGCGCTTATTCCTATTATTTCTTCAGCGAAGGCTTTAAAAATCCTTTGTAAAAGATGGAGCGATCGCTATAAAAGAATCCCGGACGCATTCATTGTGGAAGGGCCTTTGAGTGGGGGGCATCAGGGCTTTAAATACGAAGATTGTTTCAAAGAAGAATTCCGATTAGAAAACTTAGTGCCTAAAGTCGTGGAAGCTTCTAAGGAATGGGGGAATATCCCTATCATTGCAGCTGGGGGGATTTGGGACAGGAAAGATATAGACACCATGTTAAGCCTTGGAGCGAGTGGGGTGCAAATGGCGACTCGTTTTTTAGGCACGAAAGAATGCGACGCTAAAGCGTATGCCGATCTTTTGCCCACGCTCAAAAAAGAAGATATTTTACTCATTAAATCGCCTGTAGGCTATCCGGCTAGGGCTATTAACACTGGGGTGATCAAACGCATTGAAGAGGGTAACGCACCCAAAATCGCATGCGTGAGCAATTGTGTAGCGCCTTGTAACAGGGGTGAAGAGGCTAAAAAAGTGGGCTATTGTATCGCTGATGGCTTGGGGCGCAGTTATTTAGGAAACAGAGAAGAGGGGCTTTATTTTACTGGGGCTAATGGCTATAGAGTGGATAAGATTATCAGCGTGCATGAATTGATCAAAGAGCTTACAGAGGGTTAA
- the tyrS gene encoding tyrosine--tRNA ligase — MEQKIAIALKEIARGANEIIGLEYIEKLVRKYYETNERFIVKAGFDPTAPDLHLGHTVLIQKLALLQQYGARVKFLIGDFTAMIGDPTGKNETRKPLNREQVLENAKTYEEQIYKILDEKHTEVCFNSTWLDTLGAKGMIELCAKFSVARMLERDDFAKRYKENRPISIVEFLYPLLQGYDSVAMDADIELGGNDQKFNLLVGRFLQRAYGLNKEQSVITMPLLEGLDGVQKMSKSLGNYVGITEEPNAMFGKIMSVSDDLMWRYYTLLSAKTLEEIEDLKHGILNQTLHPKAAKEDLAGEIVARYYDNEQAIKAKEQFSKVFSANLLPEILSESDFDEGVGILDVLKQIGFCPSTSQARRDIQGGGVKINQEVIKNESYRFVKGNYVIQLGKKRFMKLNIN; from the coding sequence ATGGAACAAAAAATCGCTATCGCCTTAAAAGAGATCGCTAGAGGCGCTAATGAAATCATTGGATTAGAATATATTGAAAAGCTGGTGAGGAAATATTATGAAACCAATGAACGCTTTATCGTTAAAGCCGGGTTTGATCCTACCGCTCCCGATTTGCATTTAGGGCATACGGTATTGATCCAAAAACTGGCTTTATTGCAGCAATATGGGGCTAGGGTTAAGTTTTTGATTGGGGATTTTACCGCTATGATAGGCGATCCTACGGGTAAAAATGAAACGAGAAAACCCTTAAACCGGGAGCAAGTCTTAGAAAACGCTAAAACTTATGAAGAGCAAATCTATAAAATTTTAGATGAAAAACACACCGAAGTGTGTTTTAATTCCACTTGGTTGGATACTTTAGGTGCAAAGGGCATGATAGAATTGTGCGCGAAGTTTTCAGTTGCTAGAATGCTAGAAAGGGACGATTTTGCTAAACGCTATAAAGAAAACCGCCCCATTAGCATCGTGGAATTTTTATACCCTTTGTTGCAGGGCTATGATTCAGTGGCGATGGATGCGGATATTGAGCTTGGGGGCAATGATCAAAAGTTTAATTTGCTGGTGGGGCGTTTTTTGCAACGGGCTTACGGCTTGAATAAAGAGCAATCTGTCATCACCATGCCTTTATTAGAGGGGCTTGATGGGGTGCAAAAAATGAGTAAAAGCTTGGGGAATTATGTGGGGATCACTGAAGAGCCTAATGCGATGTTTGGGAAGATCATGAGCGTGAGCGATGATCTCATGTGGCGCTACTACACCCTTTTGAGCGCTAAGACTTTAGAAGAAATTGAAGACTTAAAACATGGTATTTTAAATCAGACCTTGCACCCTAAAGCCGCTAAAGAAGATCTCGCTGGTGAAATCGTGGCTCGTTATTATGATAATGAACAAGCGATTAAGGCTAAAGAGCAATTTTCTAAAGTGTTTAGCGCAAACCTTTTGCCCGAAATTTTATCAGAGAGCGATTTTGATGAAGGGGTTGGGATTTTAGATGTTTTAAAACAGATTGGCTTTTGCCCATCCACTTCACAAGCCAGGCGTGATATTCAAGGGGGAGGGGTAAAGATTAATCAAGAAGTGATAAAAAATGAGAGTTATCGTTTTGTTAAAGGAAATTATGTTATACAGCTTGGTAAGAAAAGATTTATGAAATTAAATATTAACTAA